The following proteins come from a genomic window of Emys orbicularis isolate rEmyOrb1 chromosome 9, rEmyOrb1.hap1, whole genome shotgun sequence:
- the LAMP2 gene encoding lysosome-associated membrane glycoprotein 2 produces the protein MATRSPWPRPLSLPCCCLLLLALGSPGFFQSHAVEVDVKDLSNNTCIYAKWMMSFLIKYETNSSEYKNVTLKPSTNVTHDGSTCGNNTHAPLLAIQFGAGHSWSINFTKTNETYQGNIISFTYNTNDAVFKDAKTKGPITIVVNDTMHPVQLNTVYKCHHLDSIEVANVSLFFWDVILQAFVQNGTVSKHDSTCEADKSTVAPTTVANLTTAPITTASSPLPTTTSKPVEKPLIGNYSLKDGDKTCLLATMGLQLNVSQEKPVLININPKTTNVTGSCGNTSATLRLSDSNRTFIDFTFAVKNTSANTQRFYLKEVNITLISSINGSEPLNAGNNNLSIWDTFLGSSYMCQKEQTVLVTEDLQIHTFDLRIQPFKVQDNKYSKAQECSLDDDTILIPIIVGAALAGLIVIIVIAYIIGRRKTYAGYQTL, from the exons ATGGCGACGCGCAGCCCCTGGCCGCGGCCCCtcagcctgccctgctgctgcctcctgctcctcGCGCTCGGCAGCCCCG GTTTTTTCCAGTCACATGCAGTGGAAGTAGATGTGAAAGATCTCTCCAATAATACGTGCATCTATGCAAAATGGATGATGAGCTTCTTGATAAAATATGAAACAAACAGTAGTGAATAT AAAAATGTAACCTTAAAGCCATCTACTAATGTAACGCATGACGGAAGCACCTGTGGCAATAACACACATGCCCCATTACTAGCAATACAATTTGGAGCAGGTCACTCTTGGAGTATCAACTTTACTAAGACTAACGAAACTTATCAGGGAAACATCATCTCATTTACCTACAACACCAATGATGCAGTCTTTAAAGAtgctaaaacaaaag GACCAATTACGATTGTTGTAAATGACACTATGCATCCAGTCCAACTGAATACTGTCTACAAATGCCATCACCTTGACTCTATTGAAGTGGCAAATGTGTCTCTGTTCTTCTGGGATGTCATTCTGCAGGCTTTTGTTCAAAATGGCACTGTTAGTAAACATG ATTCTACATGTGAAGCTGATAAATCTACTGTTGCACCTACCACTGTTGCCAACTTAACTACTGCACCTATCACTACTGCTTCATCACCTCTGCCAACTACAACTTCTAAACCAGTGGAGAAACCACTCATTGGAAACTATTCTCTTAAAGATGGCGATAAAACCTGTCTTCTGGCTACAATGGGGCTGCAACTGAATGTCTCCCAAGAGAAG CCTGTTTTGATTAACATCAATCCGAAGACAACTAATGTCACTGGTAGCTGTGGCAACACATCTGCTACTCTGCGATTGAGTGACAGCAACAGGACGTTTATTGATTTCACCTTTGCTGTT AAAAACACAAGTGCAAACACACAAAGATTCTATCTGAAAGAAGTGAACATCACGCTGATCAGCTCTATAAATGGTTCTG aacctTTAAATGCTGGAAACAACAACCTCAGCATCTGGGACACCTTCCTGGGCAGTTCCTACATGTGCCAAAAAGAGCAGACTGTTTTGGTGACTGAAGATCTTCAAATACATACTTTTGATCTGAGGATTCAGCCATTCAAAGTACAAGACAACAAGTATTCTAAAG CCCAGGAGTGTTCGCTGGATGATGACACCATTCTAATACCAATTATAGTTGGTGCTGCTCTTGCGGGCTTGATTGTCATTATAGTGATCGCTTACATAATTGGCAGAAGAAAAACCTATGCTGGATATCAAACCTTGTAA